A window of Solanum stenotomum isolate F172 chromosome 3, ASM1918654v1, whole genome shotgun sequence contains these coding sequences:
- the LOC125859638 gene encoding probable aquaporin TIP3-2 — translation MAMPARRYAFGRADEATHPDSMRATLSELLSTFIFVFAGEGSVLAIDKLYPDTGLGSSRLIVIALAHAFSFFAAVASSLNVSGGHINPAVTFGSLVGGRISVVRAIYYWVAQLFGSVLASLLLRLATDGLRPRGFSVAAGVGNLNALVMEIVMTFGLMYTVYATAVDPRRGSLSTIAPLAIAFILGANTLVGGPFEGASMNPARAFGPALVGWRWRNHWIYWLGPFVGAALAGLIYEYGIIQHETVQRPTTHQPLAPEDY, via the exons ATGGCTATGCCAGCAAGAAGATATGCTTTTGGTAGGGCGGATGAAGCTACTCATCCTGATTCCATGAGAGCCACCTTGTCTGAGCTCTTATCCACCTTCATCTTCGTTTTCGCCGGTGAAGGCTCTGTTCTTGCTATTG ACAAGTTATATCCAGATACGGGGTTAGGGTCATCAAGACTGATAGTGATAGCGCTGGCGCATGCGTTTTCCTTCTTTGCAGCTGTAGCTTCTAGCCTGAATGTTTCTGGAGGACATATCAACCCAGCTGTTACCTTTGGTTCACTTGTGGGAGGCAGGATTTCTGTTGTTCGTGCTATCTATTATTGGGTTGCTCAGCTTTTTGGTTCTGTTTTAGCCTCTCTCTTGTTGAGGCTTGCTACTGATGGCTTG CGGCCACGGGGATTCTCGGTTGCAGCAGGGGTGGGCAACTTGAATGCGCTTGTGATGGAGATAGTGATGACATTTGGACTAATGTACACAGTATATGCAACTGCTGTTGATCCAAGGAGGGGAAGCTTGAGCACCATTGCCCCTCTTGCCATTGCATTCATTCTGGGGGCAAACACCCTGGTGGGAGGGCCTTTTGAGGGGGCATCCATGAACCCAGCAAGGGCATTTGGACCTGCTTTAGTGGGTTGGAGGTGGAGGAACCATTGGATCTACTGGTTGGGCCCTTTCGTTGGTGCAGCCCTGGCTGGACTTATATACGAGTATGGGATCATACAGCATGAAACCGTTCAACGCCCCACTACCCACCAGCCCTTGGCACCAGAAGATTACTAG
- the LOC125859627 gene encoding probable leucine-rich repeat receptor-like protein kinase At1g68400, whose translation MRRTILFFVLFLVVESAEFFPNERDALLQLRDSVNSSVLDLHSHWTGPPCYNNQSKWAGILCSNGHVNQLVLEGIQLTGSLPPTFLLHITYLTKISFRNNLLYGPVPNLTGLIYLEFVFLSDNRFSGLIPFGYTELKKLTELELQGNDLEGSIPPFDQQTLIGFNVSSNKLEGPIPETPVLKRFSKSCYENNANLCGEVVGIPCSISPASPPKAPSEKKKNGLKVWSIALIAAAVAVLVLISIMFILFRYFRKSKRMETQGEDKQGNISIENVVKRSYWSKSTEDPEKTLDLIFFEKDMSVFDMDDLLRASAEVLGKGKLSTTYKAILECGSVVAVKRLKEMNSLSKKEFTQQVQLLGKLKHGNLVEMLSFYYSKEEKLIVYEYVPQGDLFGLLHENRGIGRQPLNWTARISIIKDVAKGLNFLHQSLQSHKVPHGNIRSKNVLIQQDQSKNYHSKLTDYGFFPLLPSKESLRKIAVGKSPEFSQGKKLTRKADIYCFGILLLEVITGKVPGELFSPENGVTSYVDDDLSEWVRTVVNNDWSTDILDMEILAQKEGYDEMLKLTELALQCTDEAPEKRPKMSEVLRRIEEIELEPKNLVTDVEDDSVSYLKT comes from the exons ATGCGTAGGACAATCCTATTTTTCGTGTTGTTTCTGGTGGTGGAATCAGCTGAATTTTTCCCAAATGAAAGAGATGCTTTGTTGCAGCTGAGAGATAGTGTAAATTCAAGTGTTCTTGATTTACATTCACATTGGACAGGGCCTCCTTGTTACAACAACCAGAGTAAATGGGCTGGAATTTTGTGTTCTAATGGGCATGTAAATCAACTTGTTTTAGAAGGAATTCAGTTAACTGGCTCACTTCCACCAACATTCTTGTTGCACATAACTTATTTGACAAAAATCAGCTTTAGGAACAATTTATTGTATGGTCCTGTTCCCAATCTCACAGGACTAATCTACCTGGAGTTTGTTTTTCTGTCAGATAATCGATTTTCGggtttgattccatttgggtacACTGAGTTAAAGAAACTAACAGAATTAGAGCTCCAGGGGAATGATCTTGAAGGTTCAATTCCACCATTTGATCAACAGACTTTGATTGGTTTCAATGTGTCTTCGAATAAACTCGAAGGACCTATACCTGAAACTCCTGTCCTGAAGAGATTTTCGAAGAGTTGTTATGAGAATAACGCGAATTTGTGTGGTGAAGTTGTAGGAATACCTTGTTCAATATCACCTGCAAGCCCACCTAAAGCACcaagtgaaaagaaaaagaatggccTTAAAGTATGGAGTATTGCTTTGATTGCAGCAGCAGTAGCAGTACTTGTTCTAATTTCAATCATGTTCATTTTGTTCCGTTACTTTAGAAAATCTAAAAGAATGGAAACACAAGGAGAAGACAAACAAG GTAATATTTCAATAGAGAATGTGGTAAAGAGAAGTTATTGGTCTAAGAGCACAGAAGATCCAGAAAAAACATTGGACTTAATATTCTTTGAAAAGGATATGTCAGTCTTTGACATGGATGACTTGTTAAGAGCATCAGCTGAAGTTTTAGGAAAAGGAAAGCTAAGCACAACATATAAAGCAATCCTGGAATGTGGTTCTGTTGTTGCTGTTAAGAGACTCAAAGAAATGAATTCTTTGAGCAAAAAGGAATTCACACAACAGGTGCAGTTGCTTGGGAAATTGAAACATGGAAACCTTGTGGAGATGTTGTCCTTCTACTATTCCAAGGAGGAGAAGCTCATTGTTTATGAATATGTTCCACAAGGAGACTTGTTTGGGCTCTTACATG AAAACAGAGGAATTGGGAGACAACCACTAAACTGGACAGCAAGAATATCCATCATAAAAGATGTAGCAAAGGGTCTAAATTTCTTGCACCAGTCCTTACAATCACATAAGGTGCCACATGGGAACATCAGATCAAAAAATGTTCTAATCCAGCAAGACCAAAGCAAGAACTACCATTCTAAGCTGACAGATTATGGATTCTTTCCTTTGCTACCATCTAAAGAATCCTTAAGAAAAATAGCAGTAGGAAAATCTCCAGAGTTCTCTCAAGGGAAAAAGTTAACAAGAAAAGCTGATATCTACTGCTTTGGTATTCTTCTGTTGGAAGTTATCACTGGAAAAGTACCAGGTGAATTGTTTTCACCAGAAAATGGGGTTACTAGTTATGTTGATGATGATTTGTCAGAGTGGGTAAGGACAGTGGTGAATAATGATTGGTCAACAGACATTTTGGATATGGAAATACTTGCACAAAAAGAAGGGTATGATGAAATGTTGAAGCTTACTGAATTGGCTTTGCAGTGTACAGATGAGGCACCAGAAAAAAGACCTAAGATGAGTGAAGTGCTGAGAAGAATTGAAGAGATTGAGCTCGAACCAAAGAATTTAGTCACTGATGTGGAAGATGATTCAGTCTCTTACTTGAAGACTTGA